The Gordonia iterans DNA window CTGGATCTGCGCCCGGCGTCGGTGAGCGACGACCTCGCCGACACCGTCGACTACGGCGCACTCGCGCAGCAGGCCCACGACATCGTCGCAGGGACGCCGCGGAATCTGATCGAGACGGTCGGCGCCGAGATCGCCGACGAGATCATGACCGACCGGAGGATCTCCGCGTGCGAGGTGACCGTCCACAAGCCGTCGGCGCCCATCCCGTTGGCGTTCGACGACGTGGCCGTGGTGACTCGTCGTTCGCCCAAGACCGGCCCGGCGAGGCCCCGATGAGCGGTGCCTGGACGCCCGGCGCCGGGACCAGCCGCGCCGTCCTGTCGGTGGGATCGAACCTGGGCGACAGCCGTGCCCGCCTGGCCGAGGTGGTCGCCGCCCTCAGCGATCGGCTGGTCGCGGCGTCGGGCGTGTTCGCGACGCCGCCGTGGGGCGGTGTGGAACAGGACGACTTTCTCAATCAGATCCTCGTCGCCGAGGCGAACCTCACTCCGCAGGAGTGGCTGGGGTTCTGCCGGGAGCGCGAAGCCGCCGCCGAGCGCATCCGAGATGTCCGCTGGGGGCCGCGCAGCCTGGACGTCGACGTCGTCACGATGGACGTCGACGGCACCACGGTGATCAGCGACGATCCCGAGCTGACCCTGCCGCATCCGCGCGCGGCCGAACGCGCCTTCGTGCTGGTGCCGTGGCTCGATGCCGATCCCGCCGCCGTGCTGTGGACTGCGGCCGGGGTGCGGAACGTCGCCGACCTGCTCGACGAGATCGACCCGGCAGAGCGGTCCGGCGTCCGGCGGCTGGAGGAACGACGATGACCCGGCCCGACCGACTCCCGCCGCTGCCGGACGACGACGAGCACAAACTCGGACCGACGCGGGTTCGGGATCTGCTCGCGATCGCCGTGGTGGCGGGTCTGCTGTTGTGGATCGTGGCGCGGTACCACTACGGGCTGTTCCCCTCGCTGCCCTGGCCGGCCGGGCTCACGCTGTACGTGCTGGCGGCCCTTGAAGTGCTGATCGCCTTCATGGTGCGCAGCCGGGTGGCGAACGGGAAGGTGGGTCCGGCGGAGGGCCAGCTGCACCCGATCAACGTCGCCCGCTCGGTGGCTCTGGCCAAGGCGTCGTCCATTCTGGGGGCGATCGCGCTCGGCGGCTGGGCCGGACTGCTGGTCTTCCTGCTGCCGCGCCGGGAGCTCGACGTCGCGGTGGCCGATCTGCCGGCCGCCGTCGTGGGTGCGGTCGGCGGTCTGCTGCTGGTCGGCGCGGCGCTCTGGCTCGAGTACTGCTGCCGGGCGCCCGACGACCCGGATGCGGAGACGCCGGACACCTCACCGAACCCGGCGTAAGTCCGGTCATGGCCGACTCTCCGCAGGCGGTGCCGGGTCCCCCGGCTACGGCCAGGTAAGTTGGCCACCATGACCAGCACCAACCGCACCTCCAGCGCCACCCGTCGCACGCCGCGTCGCAGCGCCTCGAAGGCTGCCGCCGCGAGTGCCGATCCAGGGGTCGTGTCGCCGTCGAACGGTTCGTCGTCGAGCGGTGCGTCCGGGGGATCGGGGCAGGTGGCACAATGGCTGCTCGGCCTGTTCATCGTGCTCGCGGTGATCGCGAGCCTGCTCATGGTGTTCGGTGGCGACATCTCGCTGACCGGCTCGCTCGCGGTGATTTCGGCGCTGTGGGCGGCGGTGATCGGTGCGGTCCTGGTGACCAAGTACCGGCGGCAGGCCGACGTCGCCGAACTGCGGAGCCGCGATCAGCGCGACGTCTACGAGCTCCAGCTGGAGCGGGAGATCGCCGCACGCCGGCAGTACGAATCCGAGGTGGAGATCGCGATCCGCCACGAGGTGGCCGAGGAGAACAACGAGGAGTTCGAGGCGCTCAAGGCGCAGGTCCTCGCTTTGCGCGCGAATCTCGAAGAGTTGCTGGGTAATCCGCTGCCGGAGGTGCCGCTGGCGCTGCGGCCCGAGCGTCGTCGTGAACTCGGATCCGGTCTGGCCGGCGTCGGTTACGCCGCGACCGCCGACGACCGGGTCGCCGCCGATCTGGACTTCGAGTCCACTGCACCGGCGACCGAGGCCGGACGCCACGCGCCCGAGCCCGCCGGAGCGACCGGTGAACTGCCGGTGGAACAGCCCGGCGACGTCGAGATGACCGAGATCATCCCGGTGGTCACCGACGAGGAACCGACGGAGTCCGGCGGTCCGGAGTATCACGAGACCGAGTACTACGAGGTCGACGCTCAGGTGCGGCCGGCCACCGACGAGCCGGAGCCGGCCCATTACACGGCGTCCGAGTACGAGTACACCTCGTCCGAGTACACGGCCACCGAGTACTACTCGCCAGCTGAGCCTTATTCGCCCGCCGAGCATGTCGAGGCGAACCACGACCCCGCACCTCACCACTACGGGCAGTCGCACCAGTATGGCGAGCCACAGCAGCAGGGATACGAGCCGACCGCCTACGACGCCGCTTCGTACCAGCCGCCGGTGCCCGGGGCGCCCCAGGTTCCGCAGGTGCCCGAGGTGCCGCCGATGCCGCAACGCGGGCGACGGGCGTCGTCACACGACGACGGAGCCCACACCGACGGGCTCTCGGTCAACGAGTTGCTGAGCCGCCTGCGGGAGAACGGCGGTCGGCAGAACCCCGGCGGTCGTCGCCGTCGCGACTGACGGTCGTCAGCGGATGTGACGTCCCGCGCGAGCTCCACGAGTTGTTCGCGTCCTTCGGCCTCTCGCTCGGTGCTCGCAGGAGTGTCGTCGGGATTGCCGAGGCGGAGGTGAACCGTCGATCCGCCGTCGATGAAGACGATGCTCGCCAGGTCGCCGTGTCCGGCGAGCCGATAGAACGACTCCTCTCCGACGCCGGGGGAGGGCGCGTCCTCGTCGTAGAAGAGGCCGGTGCGCAGCGCCTCGAACTTTTCCCGCGGGTCCATCGGCTGTGTGTACAAGGTCGCGAATAGTACGCGCTTGCCGTCAGCGGCGTTCCACGTGCACCGGGTCTCGCCGGGGTCGAGGTTCGTCGCGGTCGAGAGCTCGCCAGGCTGTGTCTGTCGACCTGTCACTGCGTTGATCTGCTCCGGAGTGAGGATCTTGCAGGCGTCAGAGCTGCTGCGCCACCGTAGAAGAGGATCGAGAGTTTCTCCCCAGTGAGACCGGGCGTGGCAGCCGTCTGACGACTGCCCACGCCTGGCTGGAC harbors:
- the folB gene encoding dihydroneopterin aldolase, which translates into the protein MADRIELRGLRVRGHHGVFDHERRDGQDFLIDITLWLDLRPASVSDDLADTVDYGALAQQAHDIVAGTPRNLIETVGAEIADEIMTDRRISACEVTVHKPSAPIPLAFDDVAVVTRRSPKTGPARPR
- the folK gene encoding 2-amino-4-hydroxy-6-hydroxymethyldihydropteridine diphosphokinase, which gives rise to MSGAWTPGAGTSRAVLSVGSNLGDSRARLAEVVAALSDRLVAASGVFATPPWGGVEQDDFLNQILVAEANLTPQEWLGFCREREAAAERIRDVRWGPRSLDVDVVTMDVDGTTVISDDPELTLPHPRAAERAFVLVPWLDADPAAVLWTAAGVRNVADLLDEIDPAERSGVRRLEERR
- a CDS encoding DUF3180 domain-containing protein gives rise to the protein MTRPDRLPPLPDDDEHKLGPTRVRDLLAIAVVAGLLLWIVARYHYGLFPSLPWPAGLTLYVLAALEVLIAFMVRSRVANGKVGPAEGQLHPINVARSVALAKASSILGAIALGGWAGLLVFLLPRRELDVAVADLPAAVVGAVGGLLLVGAALWLEYCCRAPDDPDAETPDTSPNPA
- a CDS encoding DUF6779 domain-containing protein, which codes for MTSTNRTSSATRRTPRRSASKAAAASADPGVVSPSNGSSSSGASGGSGQVAQWLLGLFIVLAVIASLLMVFGGDISLTGSLAVISALWAAVIGAVLVTKYRRQADVAELRSRDQRDVYELQLEREIAARRQYESEVEIAIRHEVAEENNEEFEALKAQVLALRANLEELLGNPLPEVPLALRPERRRELGSGLAGVGYAATADDRVAADLDFESTAPATEAGRHAPEPAGATGELPVEQPGDVEMTEIIPVVTDEEPTESGGPEYHETEYYEVDAQVRPATDEPEPAHYTASEYEYTSSEYTATEYYSPAEPYSPAEHVEANHDPAPHHYGQSHQYGEPQQQGYEPTAYDAASYQPPVPGAPQVPQVPEVPPMPQRGRRASSHDDGAHTDGLSVNELLSRLRENGGRQNPGGRRRRD